A window of Bradyrhizobium sp. AZCC 1610 contains these coding sequences:
- a CDS encoding PrkA family serine protein kinase: protein MYNDSLFNAFARSFEARSQTDMSMAEYLESCRSDPMRYANATERLLAAIGEPQMIDTAKDARLGRIFLNRTMRLYPAFAGFYGMEDTIERIVGFFRHAAQGLEERKQILYLLGPVGGGKSSLAERLKSLMEVHPIYVLKAGDELSPVFESPLSLFDPDSLGPMLEEKYGIPRRRLSGLMSPWCYKRLEAFGGDISQFRVARIQPSRLRQIAIAKTEPGDENNQDISSLVGKVDIRKLEIFAQNDPDAYSYSGGLNRANQGILEFVEMFKAPIKMLHPLLTATQEGNYIGSENIGAIPFTGIILAHSNESEWQNFKANKNNEAFIDRICVIKVPYSLRVTEEQKIYEKLIQGSELATAPCAPATLETMARFSVMSRLRRHENSTVFAKMRIYDGESLKESDPKARSVQEYRDAAGVDEGMDGVSTRFAFKVLAATFNHDTSEVGADAVHLMYTLEQAIRREQLPDEVEKRYLEFIKAELAPRYAEFIGHEIQKAYLESYSDYGQNLFDRYVDYADAWIEDQDFKDPDTGQLLDRELLNQELTKIEKPAGIANPKDFRNEVVKFSLRSRAQNGGKNPSWTSYEKIREVIEKRIFSQVEDLLPVISFGSKKDGETEKKHDDFVARMVERGYTERQVRRLVEWYMRVKQAG from the coding sequence ATGTACAACGATTCTCTGTTCAATGCTTTCGCCCGGTCCTTCGAAGCTAGAAGCCAGACCGACATGTCGATGGCGGAATATCTCGAGTCGTGTCGAAGCGATCCGATGCGATATGCCAATGCAACCGAACGGCTGCTAGCTGCGATCGGTGAGCCTCAGATGATTGACACGGCCAAGGACGCTCGCCTTGGCCGTATCTTTTTGAATCGCACGATGCGGCTCTATCCGGCCTTCGCCGGCTTCTACGGAATGGAAGACACGATCGAGCGTATCGTCGGCTTCTTCCGCCACGCGGCCCAGGGCCTCGAAGAGCGCAAGCAGATTCTCTATCTGCTCGGGCCTGTCGGCGGCGGAAAATCCTCGCTTGCCGAACGTCTCAAGTCGTTGATGGAAGTCCACCCCATCTACGTGTTGAAGGCCGGTGACGAACTCAGTCCGGTGTTCGAGAGCCCGCTCAGCCTGTTCGACCCGGATTCACTGGGGCCGATGCTCGAGGAAAAGTACGGCATTCCGCGCCGCCGCCTCAGCGGACTGATGAGTCCGTGGTGCTACAAGCGCCTCGAAGCCTTCGGTGGCGACATCTCGCAATTCCGCGTCGCCAGGATCCAGCCGTCGCGGCTGCGCCAGATCGCGATCGCCAAGACGGAGCCCGGCGACGAAAATAATCAGGACATCTCCTCGCTCGTCGGCAAGGTCGATATCCGCAAACTGGAGATCTTCGCCCAGAACGATCCTGATGCCTACAGCTATTCCGGCGGGCTCAATCGCGCCAATCAGGGCATCCTTGAATTCGTCGAAATGTTCAAGGCGCCGATCAAGATGCTGCATCCGCTGCTGACTGCGACGCAGGAGGGTAACTACATCGGCTCCGAAAATATCGGCGCGATTCCCTTCACCGGCATCATTCTCGCGCACTCCAACGAGTCGGAATGGCAAAACTTCAAGGCCAACAAGAACAACGAGGCCTTCATCGACCGTATCTGCGTCATCAAGGTGCCGTACTCCCTGCGTGTCACCGAAGAGCAGAAGATCTACGAAAAGCTGATCCAGGGCTCCGAACTGGCCACCGCGCCCTGCGCCCCGGCCACGCTTGAAACGATGGCGCGCTTCTCGGTGATGTCGCGGTTGCGCAGGCACGAGAATTCGACCGTGTTCGCCAAGATGCGGATCTATGACGGTGAAAGCCTCAAGGAATCCGATCCGAAGGCGCGCAGCGTTCAGGAATACAGGGATGCCGCCGGCGTCGATGAAGGCATGGACGGCGTTTCGACCCGCTTCGCATTCAAGGTCCTCGCCGCGACCTTCAACCACGACACCAGTGAGGTCGGTGCCGACGCGGTTCATCTGATGTACACGCTGGAGCAGGCGATCCGGCGCGAGCAGCTTCCCGACGAGGTCGAGAAGCGTTACCTCGAATTCATCAAGGCCGAGCTGGCGCCGCGCTATGCCGAATTCATCGGGCACGAGATCCAGAAGGCCTATCTCGAATCCTATTCGGATTACGGCCAGAACCTGTTCGACCGCTATGTCGACTATGCCGACGCCTGGATCGAGGATCAGGATTTCAAGGATCCCGACACCGGACAATTGCTCGATCGCGAACTGCTCAATCAGGAGCTGACCAAGATCGAAAAGCCGGCCGGCATCGCCAACCCCAAGGACTTCCGCAACGAGGTCGTAAAATTCTCGCTGCGATCGCGGGCCCAGAACGGCGGCAAGAACCCGTCATGGACCAGCTATGAGAAGATCCGGGAAGTGATCGAGAAGCGGATATTCTCCCAGGTCGAGGATCTGCTTCCCGTGATATCCTTCGGCTCGAAGAAGGACGGCGAGACCGAGAAGAAGCACGACGACTTTGTCGCACGCATGGTCGAGCGCGGCTACACCGAGCGGCAAGTCCGCCGGTTGGTCGAGTGGTACATGCGCGTAAAACAGGCTGGCTGA
- a CDS encoding SpoVR family protein yields MTATGQLLFEGADWDFRTLQRICDACEQIARDELKLDVYPNQIEVITAEQMLDAYSSVGMPLFYKHWSFGKHFAFQEASYRKGLMGLAYEIVINSSPCISYLMEENTATMQTLVIAHAAFGHNHFFKNNYLFKQWTDADGILDYLEFAKRYVAHCEERHGRLAVEHTLDAAHALMSHGIDRYPGKKSLDLRAEEKRAGRRRAHEESAFNDLWRTVPTGPAKSGAVLDIERRRQMLGLPQENLLYFLEKTAPRLRPWQRELLRIVRNIAQYFYPQSQTKVMNEGTATYVHYRIISRLHEQGRLTDGNFLEFLQSHTNVVFQPEFDDPRYSGFNPYALGFAMMQDIERIVANPEAEDREWFPDIAGTGDTMGVLRDIWANYRDESFISQFMSPRLMRQFRMFHLHDNPEERAGIRVDAIHDERGYRRLRRELARQYDVGFIDANIEVVDVDLAGDRRLMLRHTVVKGAQLSEADTKRVLQHLADLWSYDVSLVEVDTSNKVLKEYVANPRNIAVAA; encoded by the coding sequence ATGACCGCGACCGGCCAGTTGCTGTTTGAGGGCGCCGACTGGGACTTCCGGACGCTGCAGCGGATCTGCGACGCTTGCGAGCAGATTGCGCGGGACGAATTGAAGCTCGACGTCTATCCCAACCAGATCGAGGTCATTACCGCCGAGCAGATGCTGGACGCGTATTCGTCGGTCGGCATGCCCTTGTTCTACAAGCATTGGTCGTTCGGCAAGCACTTTGCCTTTCAGGAGGCGTCCTATCGCAAGGGATTGATGGGGCTGGCCTACGAGATCGTCATCAACTCGTCGCCGTGCATTTCCTACCTGATGGAGGAAAATACGGCGACGATGCAGACGCTCGTGATTGCGCATGCCGCTTTCGGTCACAATCATTTCTTCAAGAACAACTATTTGTTCAAGCAGTGGACCGACGCCGACGGCATTCTCGATTATCTCGAATTCGCCAAGCGCTATGTGGCGCATTGCGAGGAGCGCCACGGCCGGCTGGCGGTCGAGCACACGCTCGATGCTGCGCACGCCCTGATGTCGCACGGCATCGATCGCTATCCTGGCAAGAAGAGTCTCGACCTTCGCGCCGAGGAAAAGCGGGCGGGCAGGCGCCGTGCCCATGAGGAGAGCGCATTCAACGATTTGTGGCGCACCGTTCCGACCGGTCCGGCGAAGAGCGGCGCGGTACTGGACATTGAACGCCGTCGCCAGATGCTTGGCCTGCCCCAGGAAAACCTGCTGTATTTTCTCGAGAAGACGGCGCCGCGCCTGCGTCCCTGGCAACGCGAATTGCTGCGCATCGTGCGGAATATCGCGCAGTATTTCTATCCGCAGAGCCAGACCAAGGTGATGAACGAGGGCACGGCGACCTACGTTCACTATCGCATCATCAGCCGGCTGCACGAGCAGGGCCGGCTGACGGACGGCAATTTCCTCGAATTCCTGCAGTCGCACACCAACGTCGTGTTCCAGCCCGAATTCGACGACCCGCGCTATTCCGGCTTCAATCCGTATGCGCTGGGATTTGCGATGATGCAGGACATCGAGCGCATCGTCGCCAATCCCGAAGCCGAGGATCGCGAGTGGTTCCCGGATATCGCCGGCACCGGCGATACGATGGGCGTGCTGCGCGACATCTGGGCCAATTATCGCGATGAGAGCTTCATCAGCCAGTTCATGAGCCCGCGGCTGATGCGGCAATTCCGCATGTTCCACCTGCATGACAATCCGGAGGAGCGCGCCGGCATCCGGGTCGACGCGATCCACGACGAGCGCGGCTACCGCCGGCTGCGGCGCGAGCTGGCGCGGCAGTACGATGTCGGCTTCATCGACGCGAACATCGAAGTCGTCGATGTCGACCTCGCCGGCGATCGCCGCCTGATGCTGCGCCATACGGTGGTAAAGGGCGCCCAGCTCAGCGAAGCCGACACCAAGCGCGTGCTGCAGCACCTTGCCGATCTCTGGAGCTACGACGTATCGCTCGTCGAGGTCGACACGTCCAACAAAGTCTTGAAGGAGTATGTCGCCAACCCGCGGAACATTGCCGTGGCAGCATAG
- a CDS encoding 2-oxoacid:ferredoxin oxidoreductase subunit beta, giving the protein MTYIAKPKFHHPGLPKNELGYTHRDYEGKISTLCAGCGHDSITASIIEACYELSIEPHRVAKISGIGCSSKTPDYFLGNSHGFNSVHGRMPSVLTGANLANRDLIYLGVSGDGDSASIGFGQFAHSIRRGVNMTYIVENNGVYGLTKGQFSATADRGSKSKKGVTNTDNAIDLVAIALQLGASFVARSFSGDKTQLVPLIAAAIRHKGASFIDVISPCIAFNNHAGSTKSFDYVREHNDAVNRLDVLTGRDPITVDYAPGTVQMVEQHDGTRLALRKIDADYDANDRLAAMTFLQKHAAKGQVVTGLLYVDPDSEDLHSHLDTVETPLNTLEAKDLCPGAGALEKINASLR; this is encoded by the coding sequence ATGACCTACATTGCAAAGCCAAAATTCCATCATCCCGGCCTGCCGAAGAACGAACTCGGCTATACCCACCGCGACTACGAGGGGAAGATCTCGACGCTGTGCGCCGGCTGCGGCCACGACTCGATCACTGCCTCGATCATCGAAGCCTGCTATGAGCTCTCGATCGAGCCGCATCGCGTCGCCAAGATTTCCGGCATCGGCTGCTCGTCGAAGACGCCGGATTATTTCCTCGGCAATTCGCACGGCTTCAACTCGGTGCACGGCCGCATGCCGTCGGTCCTGACCGGCGCCAACCTCGCCAACCGCGACCTGATCTATCTCGGCGTTTCCGGCGACGGCGACAGTGCCTCGATCGGCTTCGGCCAGTTCGCGCATTCGATCCGGCGCGGCGTCAACATGACCTACATCGTCGAGAACAACGGCGTGTACGGCCTGACCAAGGGCCAGTTCTCGGCCACCGCCGACCGCGGCTCGAAGTCCAAGAAGGGCGTGACGAACACCGACAACGCCATCGATCTGGTGGCGATCGCGCTGCAGTTAGGGGCGAGCTTCGTGGCGCGCAGCTTCTCCGGCGACAAGACACAATTGGTGCCGCTGATTGCGGCCGCCATCCGGCACAAGGGCGCGTCCTTCATCGACGTCATCAGCCCCTGCATCGCCTTCAACAACCACGCCGGCTCGACCAAGAGTTTTGATTACGTCCGCGAGCATAACGACGCGGTGAATCGCCTCGACGTGCTCACCGGCCGCGACCCGATCACGGTCGACTACGCGCCGGGCACGGTGCAGATGGTCGAGCAGCATGACGGAACGAGGCTGGCGCTGCGCAAGATCGACGCTGACTATGACGCCAACGACCGGCTGGCGGCCATGACCTTCCTGCAGAAGCACGCCGCCAAGGGCCAGGTGGTGACCGGGCTGCTCTACGTCGATCCAGACTCCGAAGACCTCCACAGCCATCTCGACACCGTCGAGACGCCGCTCAATACGCTGGAAGCCAAGGACCTGTGCCCCGGCGCGGGCGCGCTGGAAAAGATCAACGCCAGTCTGCGGTAG
- a CDS encoding FAD-dependent oxidoreductase, which translates to MKPTDISAPDYFHKVVDCQWACPAHTPVPEYIRLIAEGRYSDAYMINWKSNVFPGILGRTCDRPCEPACRRGRVEETPVAICRLKRVAADFKDDVKHRMPKPLAKNGKRIALVGGGPASLAVARDLAPLGYHCTVFDADPKAGGMMRSQIPKFRLPDTVIDEETDYILNLGVEFKGGHRIDSLKKLLNENYDAIFIGSGAPRGRELDIPGRKEAAANIHIGIEWLASVSFGHVEKIGRRVIVLGGGNTAMDCCRTARRLGGTDVKVIVRSGFEEMKASPWEKEDALHEDIPILNYMVPVAFKHVGGKLIGVTFQKVKAEYDAKGRRNLVPSGEPDQTIPCDDVLVAVGQENAFPWIERDCGIEFDKWNMPQVDAKTFVSTNPKVFFGGDAAFGPKNIIWAVAHGHDAALSIHKMISGEDITERPLPEVQISSQKMGIHEWSYDNDISGDKRYKVPHRDKVIALKDIKTEVELGYDVKLALGEAQRCLNCDVQTVFSAPACIECDACVDICPMDCITFTENGEEEDLRQRLKAPSPHRDQDLYVADGLKTGRVMVKDEDVCLHCGLCAERCPTGAWDMQKYLIDMTHAGSTCQSKARSAA; encoded by the coding sequence ATGAAACCGACTGATATCTCGGCGCCTGACTACTTTCACAAAGTGGTCGATTGCCAATGGGCCTGCCCCGCACACACACCGGTTCCCGAGTACATCCGTTTGATTGCCGAGGGGCGTTATAGCGACGCCTACATGATCAATTGGAAATCGAATGTGTTTCCCGGAATTCTGGGGCGCACCTGCGATCGTCCGTGCGAGCCCGCATGCCGCCGTGGCCGCGTCGAGGAAACTCCGGTTGCGATCTGCCGCCTGAAGCGCGTCGCCGCCGACTTCAAGGACGACGTCAAGCACCGCATGCCGAAGCCGCTGGCCAAGAACGGCAAGCGCATTGCTCTCGTCGGCGGCGGTCCCGCTTCGCTGGCGGTAGCGCGCGACCTCGCGCCCCTCGGCTATCACTGCACCGTGTTCGATGCCGATCCCAAGGCGGGCGGCATGATGCGGAGCCAGATTCCAAAGTTCCGCCTGCCTGACACGGTCATCGATGAGGAAACCGATTACATCCTCAACCTCGGCGTCGAGTTCAAGGGCGGGCATCGCATCGACAGCCTGAAGAAGCTGCTCAACGAGAACTACGACGCGATCTTCATCGGCTCCGGCGCCCCGCGTGGCCGCGAGCTCGATATCCCCGGCCGCAAGGAAGCAGCCGCCAATATCCACATCGGCATCGAATGGCTGGCGTCGGTCTCGTTCGGCCATGTCGAGAAGATCGGCCGCCGCGTCATCGTGCTTGGCGGCGGCAACACCGCGATGGATTGCTGCCGCACCGCGCGCCGGCTCGGCGGCACCGACGTCAAGGTGATCGTGCGTTCCGGCTTCGAGGAAATGAAGGCGAGCCCCTGGGAAAAGGAAGACGCTCTTCACGAGGATATTCCGATCCTCAATTACATGGTGCCGGTGGCATTCAAGCATGTAGGCGGCAAGCTCATCGGCGTCACCTTCCAGAAGGTGAAAGCCGAATACGACGCCAAGGGCCGCCGCAACCTGGTGCCCTCGGGCGAACCCGATCAGACCATCCCCTGCGACGACGTGCTGGTCGCGGTCGGCCAGGAGAATGCGTTCCCGTGGATCGAGCGCGACTGCGGCATCGAGTTCGACAAGTGGAACATGCCGCAGGTCGACGCAAAGACCTTCGTGTCGACCAATCCGAAAGTGTTCTTCGGTGGCGACGCGGCGTTTGGCCCGAAGAATATCATCTGGGCGGTCGCGCATGGCCACGACGCTGCGCTGTCGATCCACAAGATGATCTCGGGCGAAGACATCACCGAGCGTCCGCTGCCCGAAGTGCAAATCTCCTCGCAGAAGATGGGCATCCACGAGTGGAGCTACGACAACGACATCTCCGGCGACAAGCGCTACAAGGTGCCACATCGCGACAAGGTGATCGCGCTGAAGGATATCAAGACCGAGGTCGAGCTCGGCTATGACGTCAAGCTCGCGCTCGGCGAGGCGCAGCGCTGCCTGAACTGCGACGTGCAGACCGTATTCTCGGCGCCCGCCTGCATCGAATGCGACGCCTGCGTCGACATCTGCCCGATGGACTGCATCACCTTTACAGAGAATGGCGAGGAAGAGGATCTCAGACAGCGGCTGAAAGCACCCTCGCCGCACCGCGACCAGGACCTCTATGTCGCCGACGGGCTCAAGACCGGGCGCGTTATGGTGAAGGACGAAGACGTCTGCCTGCATTGCGGACTGTGCGCCGAGCGTTGCCCCACCGGCGCCTGGGACATGCAGAAGTACCTCATCGATATGACTCACGCGGGATCAACATGTCAGTCCAAAGCCCGATCAGCAGCGTAA
- a CDS encoding YeaH/YhbH family protein: MAIHIVDRRLNPGSKSLENRQRFLRRAKALVQGAVKKSSQTRDIKDVLEGGEVSVPIDGMDEPRFRREGGTRDMVLPGNKKFVEGDYLPRPNPSGGKGRGAGEGDSEDTFRFVLSRDEFVDLFLDDLELPDLAKRKLAEVESEGIRRAGYTTSGSPANISVSRTVSRALARRVALRRPRPEALAALEAELLDCSDEARRAELMAEIEALKTKMRRIPFIDPIDIRYRRFETVPKPVAQAVMFCLMDVSGSMTEHMKDLAKRFYMLLYVFLKRRYRHVEIVFIRHTDRAEEVDEQTFFYGPASGGTLVSSALQAMHDIVRSRFRPADWNIYAAQASDGDNSYADGEVTSWLLTDKILPVTQFFAYLEVGQENGLSYEMPNSSLWTLYEGLRASGAPLSMRKVNERSEIFPVFHDLFQRRSQQERTGS; this comes from the coding sequence GTGGCCATTCACATTGTCGACCGGCGCCTGAATCCGGGTAGCAAGAGTCTCGAGAATCGCCAGCGCTTTTTGCGTCGCGCCAAGGCGCTGGTTCAGGGGGCGGTGAAGAAATCGTCGCAGACCCGGGACATCAAGGATGTCCTGGAAGGCGGCGAGGTCAGCGTCCCCATCGATGGCATGGACGAGCCGCGCTTTCGCCGCGAAGGCGGTACGCGCGACATGGTGCTGCCGGGAAACAAGAAGTTCGTCGAAGGCGATTACCTTCCGCGGCCGAACCCGAGCGGTGGCAAGGGAAGGGGTGCGGGCGAGGGCGACAGCGAAGATACGTTCCGCTTCGTTCTCAGCCGCGACGAGTTCGTCGACCTGTTCCTGGACGACCTGGAATTGCCCGACCTTGCCAAACGAAAATTGGCCGAGGTCGAAAGCGAGGGCATTCGCCGGGCGGGTTACACGACATCCGGCTCGCCCGCCAACATTTCCGTCAGCCGAACGGTAAGTCGCGCCCTGGCGCGGCGCGTTGCGCTGCGGCGGCCGAGGCCGGAGGCGCTGGCGGCCCTCGAGGCGGAGCTTCTGGATTGCAGCGACGAGGCACGCCGCGCCGAGCTCATGGCCGAGATCGAGGCCCTGAAGACAAAGATGCGCCGGATTCCGTTCATCGATCCGATCGACATCCGCTACCGGCGGTTCGAGACGGTGCCGAAGCCCGTGGCGCAGGCCGTCATGTTTTGCCTGATGGACGTCTCCGGTTCGATGACCGAGCATATGAAGGATCTCGCCAAGCGGTTCTACATGCTGCTCTACGTGTTCCTGAAGCGGCGCTATCGCCACGTCGAGATCGTTTTCATCCGGCATACCGACCGGGCCGAAGAGGTCGACGAGCAGACGTTCTTTTACGGACCGGCTTCCGGCGGCACGCTGGTATCGAGCGCGTTGCAGGCGATGCACGACATCGTGCGGTCGCGGTTCCGGCCGGCGGACTGGAATATTTACGCTGCACAGGCTTCCGACGGCGACAATTCCTACGCGGACGGCGAGGTCACGAGCTGGCTCCTGACCGACAAGATCCTGCCGGTCACCCAGTTTTTTGCCTATCTGGAAGTCGGCCAGGAGAACGGCCTTTCCTACGAAATGCCCAATTCGTCGCTCTGGACCCTTTACGAGGGCCTGCGCGCGAGCGGCGCGCCGCTATCGATGCGCAAGGTCAACGAACGCAGCGAGATCTTTCCGGTGTTTCACGATCTCTTCCAGCGCCGTAGCCAGCAGGAAAGGACCGGGTCATGA
- a CDS encoding 2-oxoacid:acceptor oxidoreductase subunit alpha, which translates to MSVQSPISSVNDFVVRFANVNGSGSASANELFARSILRHGVPVSPRNIFPSNIQGLPTWYEVRVTEADHLGARGGVDLMVAMNPQTWDKDVASIEPGGYLFYDSTKPMPTSKFRADINVIGVPLTAITNSTYTDPRQRQLFKNIIYLGALCALLDMDPKLVEQLIGEQYKGKEKLLSSNVHALHLGRDWALQNLKCPIGLRVKKSDKVGERIFIEGNSAAALGAVYGGATVCAWYPITPSSSVAEAFTSHCKKLRHDPETGKAKYAIVQGEDELASIGIVIGASWNGARAFTATSGPGISLMTEFIGLSYFAEIPAVIMNIQRAGPSTGMPTRTQQCDIIACAYASHGDTKHILLFPEDPAEAFEFAAQSFDLADRLQTMIFLMLDLDIGMNHRLCRPLKWDDARQYDRGKVMTAEMLDEPGRDFGRYLDVDGDGIPYRTYPGTHPTKGSFFTRGTSRDRYARYSEEGAVYADNMQRLVRKFETAQDMVPRPLQANAAKPTKYGVIYFGSTAPAMDEAIGLLEARGHQLDRLRIRAFPFHSSVASFIADHDFVYVVEQNRDGQLRQLIVNENGIDPVRLVPILHYDGTPITARFIANAIGDHQDHLKVTPLRKAVS; encoded by the coding sequence ATGTCAGTCCAAAGCCCGATCAGCAGCGTAAACGACTTCGTCGTCCGCTTCGCCAACGTCAACGGCTCGGGTTCGGCGAGCGCCAACGAACTGTTCGCGCGCTCGATCCTGCGCCACGGCGTTCCGGTCTCACCGCGCAACATCTTCCCCTCCAACATCCAGGGCCTTCCGACCTGGTACGAGGTGCGGGTGACCGAAGCCGACCATCTCGGCGCCCGCGGCGGGGTCGACTTGATGGTGGCGATGAACCCGCAGACCTGGGACAAGGACGTCGCCTCGATCGAGCCCGGCGGCTATCTGTTCTACGATTCGACCAAGCCGATGCCGACGTCGAAATTCCGTGCCGATATCAACGTGATCGGCGTGCCGCTGACCGCGATCACCAACTCGACCTATACCGATCCGCGCCAGCGCCAGCTGTTCAAGAACATCATCTATCTCGGCGCACTCTGCGCCCTGCTCGACATGGACCCGAAGCTGGTCGAGCAGCTCATCGGCGAGCAGTACAAGGGCAAGGAAAAGCTGCTGTCGTCGAACGTGCATGCGCTGCATCTCGGCCGCGACTGGGCACTGCAGAACCTGAAATGCCCGATCGGGCTGCGGGTGAAGAAGTCCGACAAGGTCGGCGAACGTATCTTCATCGAAGGCAACAGCGCGGCTGCGCTCGGCGCGGTCTATGGCGGCGCCACCGTCTGCGCCTGGTATCCGATCACGCCGTCGTCGTCGGTGGCGGAGGCCTTCACGAGCCACTGCAAGAAGCTGCGGCACGACCCTGAGACCGGCAAGGCGAAATACGCGATCGTGCAAGGCGAAGATGAGCTCGCATCCATCGGCATCGTGATCGGCGCCTCCTGGAATGGCGCGCGGGCCTTCACCGCAACCTCCGGTCCCGGCATCTCCTTGATGACCGAATTCATCGGCCTGTCCTATTTCGCGGAAATTCCAGCCGTGATCATGAACATCCAGCGCGCCGGCCCCTCGACCGGCATGCCGACGCGCACCCAGCAATGCGACATCATCGCCTGCGCCTATGCTTCGCACGGCGATACCAAGCACATCCTGCTGTTTCCGGAAGACCCGGCCGAAGCGTTCGAGTTCGCGGCACAATCGTTCGATCTCGCCGACCGGCTGCAGACCATGATCTTCCTGATGCTCGACCTCGACATCGGCATGAACCATCGCCTCTGCCGCCCGCTGAAGTGGGATGACGCGCGGCAATATGACCGCGGCAAGGTGATGACTGCTGAAATGCTCGACGAGCCCGGCCGCGACTTCGGCCGCTATCTCGACGTCGACGGCGACGGCATTCCCTACCGCACTTATCCGGGCACGCACCCGACCAAAGGCTCGTTCTTCACCCGCGGCACCTCGCGCGACCGCTACGCGCGCTACTCGGAAGAAGGCGCGGTTTATGCCGACAACATGCAGCGGCTGGTGCGCAAGTTCGAGACCGCGCAAGACATGGTGCCGCGGCCATTGCAGGCCAACGCCGCCAAGCCGACCAAATACGGCGTGATCTATTTCGGCTCGACCGCACCCGCAATGGACGAGGCGATCGGGCTATTGGAAGCGCGCGGGCATCAGCTCGATCGGCTGCGCATCCGCGCCTTCCCGTTCCACTCCAGCGTGGCGAGCTTCATCGCCGACCATGATTTCGTTTACGTGGTCGAGCAGAACCGCGACGGCCAGCTGCGCCAGTTGATCGTCAACGAGAACGGCATCGATCCGGTCCGGCTGGTACCGATCCTGCACTATGACGGCACCCCGATCACCGCGCGCTTCATCGCCAACGCCATCGGCGACCATCAGGACCATCTCAAAGTGACTCCTCTCCGCAAGGCCGTGTCATGA
- a CDS encoding DsrE family protein, with protein MHRRNILWGAISALPAVFAASRASAATDAAPPQKLKVVYHLNHLDKVSFVLGNIQNHLDGVGGPDHVTIALVVHGQALRAFHLTSANPDLSKRVGQFSKAGLELAACGNTMKSQNVALKDLLPGFLAAERGGVVRIAELQSQGYLYLRP; from the coding sequence ATGCATCGACGCAATATCCTGTGGGGCGCGATTTCGGCCTTGCCTGCTGTGTTTGCCGCTTCTCGCGCCAGCGCGGCTACCGACGCAGCGCCTCCGCAAAAATTGAAAGTGGTCTATCACCTCAACCATCTCGACAAGGTCAGCTTCGTCCTCGGCAACATCCAGAATCATCTCGACGGCGTCGGCGGCCCCGACCATGTCACGATCGCGCTGGTGGTTCATGGCCAGGCGTTGCGGGCGTTTCATTTGACTTCCGCCAACCCCGATCTTTCGAAGCGCGTCGGGCAATTCTCCAAAGCCGGTCTCGAACTCGCCGCCTGTGGCAACACCATGAAATCCCAGAATGTCGCGCTGAAGGATTTGCTGCCGGGCTTCCTTGCCGCCGAGCGCGGCGGCGTGGTCCGGATCGCCGAGCTGCAATCGCAGGGCTATCTTTACCTGAGGCCTTAG